GCCGGAAACCATGTCGAGCTATCTCGTTGAAGAGAAAATCCTTTTCAGCTGTGATTTTTTCGGCTCGCATATCGCCAGTTCCGATCTTCTTGCGACTGACCGGTGCCGGGTTCATGAGGCGGCAAAACGCTACTTCGCGGAAATCATGATGCCGTTTCGTTCGATTATCGCCAAAAATCTGGACAAGCTTTCAAATTACGACATCCGCATGATCGCTCCCAGCCATGGCCAGATCTATGATCAGCCGGGATGGATTGTGGATTCGTACCGGGAATGGGTGTCCGCTGCCCCCCGAAACCTGGTGACCCTTCCCTTCGTGTCGATGCACGGCAGCACCCGCATCATGGTTGACCATCTGGCGTCGGCGCTCTCCAAGCGCAAGGTCGGTGTTGAGCTGTTCAATCTTTCGGTAACAGATATCGGCAAGCTCGCCATGTCCCTGGTCGATGCCGGGAGCATCGTGCTCGGAGCGCCCACCGTCCTGGCCGGGCCTCATCCCTTGGCTGCCTATGCCGCGTTTCTCGCCAATGCCCTGCGGCCCAAGGCCCAGTTCTTGTCCATCGTCGGTTCCTATGGGTGGGGCGGCAAGACCGTTGATATCCTGGCCGGGATGATTCCAAACCTCAAAGTTGAGGTTCTGGCCCCGGTGCTGTGCAAAGGCCTGCCGAAAAAAGACACGCTGGCTGCGCTGGATGGATTGGCGGAGAGCATCGCACTGAAGCACCGGGAGAACAGGTACGGGAATTGACGGGGTCTCCACCATTCTGCTTTCCGTGACCAACGACCGGGAGGCACGGCTATCCTCCCGCATGTATCCGGTGATTCGCGCCACCGCCCGGGGGGGGCCGGGGGGTGTGCAACCGGGAACATCGCTGACACTTTGGACCGGGTACATCCCTGACACTTTTACCCGATCAAGCGCCTCACCGGGACCACATGTTTCGGCTCTTCGGAGATCAATCCCCCGATGAGAATATCCCCGGCGTACACCAGCCATCTACCGTCATAATTCTGGATCAGCCCGATTCGATTTCTCCCGTAGGCCTCCCCGATAAATACCTGGCCGCCTTTCCAGTTGAACATCCCATCGCTACGAACAAAGCGACTTTCGAAGTATGGCGGATAGCTGAACTGTGGAGCCTCACGGGGAAAAGAACGCAAAGACCGACGATATATCGAACTTGGCGTCTTCTGCCCTAACGCCTCATGTGGGCGCTCATAATTGAACCGGTGCCGCCAACTATCAAACTTCTTTTGCTGTTCTGAAAGACTATCCTGTGGCGGCATTGTTGACTCAAGCTTCAACGTTTTATGCATTCGCTCGTGGCTACCGTTTTGCTCCGGCTTCCCTGGCTCTATGAAATCAACGATGATGCCTAATTGAATCCACCAAACACTAAGTTGTGTAAATCCACCTATCCCGCTGGAGCCGAAAGGCGTCCCGTTGTCCACTCGGATTGCCTGAGGCAACCCATAGTCACAAAATACGTTTTCCATGGCCGATTTTGTATTTTCGAGTGTCTGGCGAGCATATCCCTTGCATGCCAGAACATACCTACTGTGCATGTCTGTTATCGTTAGTGGATAGCATATACTCCTGTCGCCAAGTCGGAACCATCCTTTATAATCAATAGCCCAGACGTCATTCGTATCTTGAGGAGACAACAAATCATACCGTCGCAAACGT
Above is a genomic segment from Desulfolutivibrio sulfodismutans DSM 3696 containing:
- a CDS encoding integrase core domain-containing protein; this translates as MPWKKVETMEERARFIVEAARRSEPFSEICQRFGISRETGYKWVRRFQDRGSVEEFSRAPRNCPHKTSDAIIEKILLLRETYPYWGPKKLSQLLFDKYGICDPPAPSTIGAILKRHGFISESRKIRRKSAGRLRRYDLLSPQDTNDVWAIDYKGWFRLGDRSICYPLTITDMHSRYVLACKGYARQTLENTKSAMENVFCDYGLPQAIRVDNGTPFGSSGIGGFTQLSVWWIQLGIIVDFIEPGKPEQNGSHERMHKTLKLESTMPPQDSLSEQQKKFDSWRHRFNYERPHEALGQKTPSSIYRRSLRSFPREAPQFSYPPYFESRFVRSDGMFNWKGGQVFIGEAYGRNRIGLIQNYDGRWLVYAGDILIGGLISEEPKHVVPVRRLIG
- a CDS encoding FprA family A-type flavoprotein, which gives rise to MKEVTDRVAWVGAIDWDRRLFDSLVPLPDGTTYNAYLVRGSEKTALLDTVDPHFSDTLFSALDGVSQIDYVVSHHAEQDHSGTIPLILSRFPKAKVVVTAKAKRMLMDLLPIPEEAFLVVADGDSLSLGDRTLTFIHTPWVHWPETMSSYLVEEKILFSCDFFGSHIASSDLLATDRCRVHEAAKRYFAEIMMPFRSIIAKNLDKLSNYDIRMIAPSHGQIYDQPGWIVDSYREWVSAAPRNLVTLPFVSMHGSTRIMVDHLASALSKRKVGVELFNLSVTDIGKLAMSLVDAGSIVLGAPTVLAGPHPLAAYAAFLANALRPKAQFLSIVGSYGWGGKTVDILAGMIPNLKVEVLAPVLCKGLPKKDTLAALDGLAESIALKHRENRYGN